The Toxorhynchites rutilus septentrionalis strain SRP chromosome 3, ASM2978413v1, whole genome shotgun sequence genome includes a region encoding these proteins:
- the LOC129779743 gene encoding uncharacterized protein LOC129779743: protein MDYRLLTFTLLVFICSVIAVDILSESSVGSNTNQEVSNTAKPQTDDERQPEPHHRQKRHDIEIHRVIKRRPKPPPSQFRGRKPRPPRRPSKPKVKYGPPNVHYPPLSHYTPQGYDDSFSNSYDDSDHNSFAEPPVSYGNPIHPSPAFGSPHFAYGQGTTSYQGSSYGKPSYGGQANFEDFDKHSFSLSNLDGIDAAKLLSYLGNASGKLPGGLKATTLINGKQTSYHPSSLFTKDEPNYYPHKDSSGYTRLTEADHPKHQFPLEGYKQDPYKTPLTSYEVPLTRKKPNLFEPSKEYDSSFKNMPASHVTSSITSTHTSSHSTIDDDEEEYIPNLPNRYEQEQFHNPSQPNPNKPLTSSIQPITDNDPFTNLNYDEVSESQKISVKTRGKHADTSSGDNYSVDYPHVTPTGKRNKIRRKKKPKPTVAPASHNLDTDDLRDAYGSSSDFHEIAIDADEFLEFEPQKQIKHSRPRGVTMIRSEDNSPTNFVLLSSQNKVKETRSPSYRITTTTAYPKKTPSDSEFKTVDITFYKSVEPKPKVPKPLIGLDDINILSIQKSNSKSYYAGDEGKEAMLYQGFMPTRRNGAQQSFRMDYEMLDDDENENYDDISDVGTFGGKLLNGRIKKDLTNKTDSVNRKTPRTKYS from the exons ATGGATTATCGGTTACTCACATTCACG CTTCTCGTCTTCATATGCTCTGTAATCGCAGTGGACATTTTAAGCGAAAGCAGCGTGGGATCGAACACCAATCAAGAGGTTAGCAACACAGCCAAACCACAAACGGACGACGAACGGCAACCAGAGCCTCATCATAGGCAGAAACGTCATGACATAGAGATTCATCGAGTAATAAAACGAAGACCAAAACCTCCTCCTTCGCAGTTCAGAGGACGGAAACCCCGACCACCAAGGCGACCATCGAAGCCAAAAGTGAAATATGGACCACCGAATGTTCATTATCCGCCCCTGTCTCACTATACCCCGCAGGGATATGATGATTCTTTCAGTAACAGTTACGATGATTCAGATCATAACTCGTTTGCGGAACCACCAGTAAGCTATGGTAATCCAATCCACCCTTCACCGGCCTTTGGTTCGCCGCACTTTGCTTACGGCCAAGGGACAACGTCATACCAAGGTTCAAGCTACGGAAAACCTAGCTATGGAGGTCAAGCGAACTTTGAAGATTTCGATAAGCACTCGTTTAGTTTATCCAATTTAGATGGGATTGATGCAGCTAAATTACTTAGCTATTTAGGAAACGCATCAGGTAAATTGCCTGGAGGTCTCAAAGCAACAACTCTCATCAATGGTAAGCAGACATCCTATCATCCGTCGTCATTGTTCACGAAGGATGAGCCAAATTATTATCCCCATAAAGATTCATCAGGCTATACACGCCTAACGGAGGCTGATCACCCAAAGCACCAGTTCCCATTAGAAGGCTATAAGCAAGATCCATACAAGACACCTTTAACATCATATGAAGTTCCACTTACACGCAAAAAACCTAACTTATTTGAACCCTCGAAAGAATACGACTCATCCTTCAAAAATATGCCCGCCTCTCATGTCACTAGTAGTATAACCTCAACACACACCTCTTCGCACAGTACAATTGACGATGATGAAGAAGAGTACATCCCGAATCTACCGAACCGCTACGAACAAGAACAATTCCACAACCCTTCACAACCAAATCCAAACAAACCTTTGACCAGTTCAATCCAACCCATTACAGACAATGATCCGTTCACCAACCTAAACTACGACGAGGTATCGGAATCACAAAAGATTTCCGTGAAAACACGGGGCAAACACGCTGACACGTCGTCTGGGGATAATTATTCTGTGGACTACCCACATGTAACCCCCACGGGCAAAAGGAACAAAATTCGACGCAAGAAAAAGCCAAAGCCAACGGTTGCTCCGGCTTCTCACAACCTTGATACTGATGATCTGCGAGACGCATATGGTTCGAGTTCCGACTTCCATGAAATAGCGATCGATGCTGACGAGTTTCTAGAATTCGAACCCCagaaacaaataaaacattccAGACCTAGGGGAGTGACGATGATACGCAGCGAAGACAACTCACCGACAAATTTTGTACTGTTGTCATCGCAAAACAAGGTCAAAGAGACTAGATCTCCCAGTTACAGAATAACAACGACGACTGCCTATCCCAAGAAGACGCCATCTGATTCAGAGTTCAAAACTGTCGATATAACATTCTACAAATCCGTGGAACCGAAACCGAAGGTTCCAAAACCATTGATCGGCTTGGATGACATCAATATCCTCTCGATTCAAAAGTCGAACTCGAAGAGCTACTACGCAGGTGATGAGGGCAAAGAGGCGATGTTGTATCAGGGATTCATGCCGACCCGGCGAAATGGAGCCCAGCAAAGCTTCCGTATGGACTATGAAATGTTGGACgatgatgaaaatgaaaattatgacgaCATCAGTGATGTTGGAACATTCGGTGGAAAACTTTTGAACGGTAGAATTAAGAAAGATTTAACCAATAAAACAGACAGTGTGAATCGTAAAACGCCCAGAACGAAATATAGTTGA